In Trifolium pratense cultivar HEN17-A07 linkage group LG7, ARS_RC_1.1, whole genome shotgun sequence, a genomic segment contains:
- the LOC123898067 gene encoding 2-succinylbenzoate--CoA ligase, chloroplastic/peroxisomal, with amino-acid sequence MAHICQCLSRLLTFRRHFPVTVAGNHHKTGEQFVEKVVSLAHGLVQLGVTPGDVVAISAYNSDWYLEWLLAIAFVGGIAAPLNYRWSFEEARLAMKAVKPVMLVIDESCYPWYFKFQQNDIPSLKWHVLLDSPSSDFTNKSNVLTQGILMKHLVKPLELEYSSAPEGAVIICFTSGTTGKPKGVTISHEALIIQSLAKIAIVGYSEDDVYLHTAPLCHIGGLSSAMAMLMVGGCHVFMPKFDAKLAVGAIEQYAVTSFITVPAMITSLNSNIRHHETWKGGETVMKILNGGGSLSHELIKDTNIFFHKAKLISAYGMTEACSSLTFLTLYDPTQKTTSHPFRTNGEVESEYLIDQPHGVCVGKAAPHVELKICTDSSSDNGRILTRGPHLMLRYWDQTIENSSSQKNEVWLDTGDIGSMDCHGNLWLLGRTNGRIKSGGENIYPEEVEAILLEHPGIANVVIVGIPDVRFTETVAACIQPRENWQWLEHSTSNEDNHLSRKNLQQYCLQNNLSRFKIPKIFREWRKPFPVTTTGKIRRDQVRKELISELQILHSNL; translated from the exons ATGGCTCATATTTGTCAATGTCTCAGTCGACTGTTAACTTTCCGGCGACACTTTCCGGTAACCGTTGCCGGAAACCACCATAAGACAGGGGAACAATTTGTGGAGAAGGTGGTTTCACTAGCACATGGTCTTGTACAACTTGGAGTCACACCTGGTGATGTTGTAGCCATCTCTGCTTACAACAG TGATTGGTATCTTGAATGGTTATTAGCCATTGCATTTGTTGGAGGAATTGCTGCTCCTTTGAACTATCGTTGG AGTTTTGAAGAGGCAAGGTTAGCAATGAAAGCAGTGAAACCAGTGATGTTAGTGATTGATGAGAGCTGTTATCCATGGTACTTCAAATTCCAACAAAATGATATTCCATCTCTAAAGTGGCATGTTTTGTTGGATTCCCCTTCTTCAGATTTTACAAACAAATCGAATG TGTTGACTCAAGGAATACTTATGAAGCATCTTGTAAAGCCTTTAGAGTTGGAATACTCGTCGGCACCTGAAGGAGCTGTTATAATATGCTTTACTTCAG GAACTACCGGAAAACCCAAGGGAGTGACAATAAGCCATGAAGCTTTGATCATACAGTCCCTAGCAAAGATTGCCATAGTTGGATATAGCGAAGATGAT GTCTATCTTCATACTGCGCCATTGTGTCACATTGGTGGCTTGTCATCAGCCATGGCCATGCTTATGGTTGGAGGTTGCCATGTATTCATGCCGAAGTTTGATGCAAAATTAGCCGTTGGTGCCATAGAACAATATGCTGTGACATCTTTTATCACAGTTCCTGCAATGATTACCAGTCTTAATTCTAATATTAG GCACCATGAAACCTGGAAGGGGGGAGAAACTGTCATGAAAATACTCAATGGTGGTGGAAGCCTCTCACATGAGCTTATTAAAGACACTAACATATTCTTCCATAAAGCTAAGCTTATTTCAGCTTATG GGATGACAGAAGCATGCTCTTCACTGACATTCTTGACGCTGTATGATCCAACGCAAAAAACCACTAGCCATCCTTTTCGAACAAATGGCGAGGTAGAATCCGAATATCTCATTGATCAGCCACATGGTGTTTGTGTTGGCAAGGCTGCACCTCATGTAGAACTGAAGATATGCACAGATTCCTCTAGCGACAATGGGAGAATTTTAACTAGAGGACCACATTTAATGCTCAGGTATTGGGATCAAACTATCGAAAACTCGTCAAGTCAGAAGAATGAAGTATGGCTTGACACTGGTGACATTGGATCAATGGACTGTCATGGTAATTTGTGGCTCCTTGGACGTACAAATGGTCGAATCAAGAGTGGTGGAGAGAATATTTACCCTGAAGAG GTTGAGGCAATTCTACTAGAACATCCAGGGATTGCAAATGTTGTGATTGTGGGAATCCCAGATGTGCGTTTCACAGAGACGGTAGCAGCATGTATCCAACCACGAGAAAATTGGCAATGGTTAGAGCACTCTACTTCAAATGAAGACAATCACTTATCTAGAAAGAATCTTCAACAATACTGTCTACAAAATAATTTAAGCAG GTTTAAGATACCGAAGATATTTAGAGAATGGAGGAAGCCTTTTCCAGTCACAACCACAGGAAAAATAAGAAGAGATCAAGTCAGAAAGGAGCTTATATCTGAGCTACAAATTTTGCATAGTAATCTTTGA
- the LOC123899161 gene encoding probable ADP-ribosylation factor GTPase-activating protein AGD13: MDLGRPASGRRRLKDLLLQKDNRVCSDCNAPDPKWASANIGVFICLKCCGVHRSLGTHISKVLSVTLDEWSDDEVDAMIEVGGNASANSIYEAYIPEGYTKPGPDATPDERSKFIRSKYELQEFLKPSLRIVSGKSNQSSSSNSFMDSFRSTGSQRMEGMVEFIGMLKIKVIQGTNLAIRDIKSSDPYVVLNLGSQTVQTTVVRSNLNPVWNEEHMLSVPEHYGQLKLKVYDYDTFSADDIMGEADIDLQSLITSAMAFRDPSMFGNMQIGKWLKSDDNALIEDSAVEISDGKVKQMMTLKLQNVESGEIELELEWIPLDQ; this comes from the exons ATGGATCTTGGAAGACCCGCGTCAG GTAGAAGAAGATTGAAAGATTTATTGCTTCAGAAGGATAATCGTGTTTGTTCTGATTGTAATGCTCCAGATCCTAAATGGGC GTCTGCCAATATTGGAGTGTTTATATGCTTAAAATGTTGTGGTGTGCACAGAAGCCTTGGTACTCATATTTCAAAG GTCTTATCTGTGACATTGGATGAATGGTCAGATGATGAAGTAGATGCAATGATAGAAGTTGGAGGAAATGCTTCCGCTAATTCAATTTACGAGGCTTATATTCCTGAAGGATATACAAAACCTGGACCAGATGCCACTCCTGATGAGCGTTCAAAGTTTATACG GTCAAAGTATGAGTTGCAAGAATTTTTGAAGCCTAGTTTGCGCATTGTATCTGGAAAAAGCAATCAATCAAGTTCTTCCAATAGTTTTATGGATAGTTTTAGAAGCACTGGTTCACAGAGAATG GAAGGTATGGTAGAATTCATTGGAATGTTGAAGATCAAAGTGATTCAAGGCACAAATTTAGCCATCCGGGATATAAAGTCAAGTGACCCATATGTTGTTTTGAACCTCGGCTCACAG ACTGTACAGACAACTGTAGTGAGAAGTAATTTGAATCCAGTCTGGAATGAGGAGCATATGCTGTCTGTTCCAGAGCATTATGGACAGCTGAAATTG AAAGTATATGATTATGACACATTTTCTGCTGATGATATAATGGGAGAAGCGGACATTGATCTTCAGTCACTGATAACTTCTGCCATGGCATTTAGAGATCCTAGTATGTTTGGAAATATGCAGATCGGAAAATGGTTGAAATCTGACGACAATGCACTTATTGAGGATAGCGCGGTCGAAATTTCTGATGGTAAGGTTAAACAAATGATGACACTCAAACTCCAGAATGTTGAATCTGGAGAAATAGAGTTAGAACTCGAATGGATTCCTCTTGATCAATAG
- the LOC123898056 gene encoding proline-rich receptor-like protein kinase PERK4, which translates to MSSLRFITGIIITVILAGASTGRDLRPSDHGLSFQSPPPANSPTEMRSFFNSNNNSSNSSSSDNSPWGITDSIPPAIQRTTGNGGGRLGKALVWGSLVCGITGGVLLVVSIFIYLFNKKRRRNSEQNDSFRFDDDNNFNLNNSNNVAKKQELVQNY; encoded by the coding sequence ATGTCGTCGCTCCGATTTATCACCGGAATTATCATAACTGTCATACTCGCCGGAGCTTCCACCGGAAGAGACCTCCGTCCATCCGATCACGGACTCAGTTTCCAGTCTCCACCACCAGCCAATTCTCCAACAGAAATGAGATCCTTCTtcaacagcaacaacaacagcTCCAATTCTTCTTCTTCCGACAATTCGCCTTGGGGTATTACAGATTCTATTCCGCCGGCGATACAGAGAACCACCGGCAACGGCGGTGGACGGTTGGGAAAGGCTTTAGTATGGGGGAGCTTGGTTTGTGGAATCACAGGTGGCGTTTTATTAGtggtttctatttttatttatctgtTTAATAAAAAACGAAGAAGAAATTCAGAGCAAAACGATTCGTTTCGttttgatgatgataataatttcaatttaaataacAGTAATAATGTTGCTAAAAAACAAGAGTTAGTGCAGAATTACTGA